A window from Enterocloster bolteae encodes these proteins:
- the recA gene encoding recombinase RecA, with translation MAREEKSNVINRDMNKDEKLKALDAALTQIEKAYGKGSVMKLGDSRANMNIETVPTGSISLDIALGLGGVPKGRIVEVYGPESSGKTTVALHMVAEVQKRGGIAGFIDAEHALDPVYARNIGVDIDNLYISQPDNGEQALEITETMVRSGAVDIVIVDSVAALVPKAEIDGEMGDSHVGLQARLMSQALRKLTAVISKSNCIVIFINQLREKVGVMFGNPETTTGGRALKFYASVRLDVRRIETLKQGGEVTGNRVRVKVVKNKIAPPFKEAEFDIMFGRGISKEGDILDLAVKENIIEKSGAWFAYNGSKIGQGRENSKQYLSDNPAVCAEVEAKVRAKYELPGAEEAMEAAEAFKTAAKQAETKTGETDADAPELV, from the coding sequence ATGGCCAGAGAAGAGAAGAGTAATGTAATCAACCGCGATATGAATAAAGACGAGAAGTTAAAGGCATTAGACGCTGCCCTGACCCAGATTGAGAAGGCATACGGAAAAGGATCCGTCATGAAGCTGGGGGATTCAAGAGCAAATATGAATATTGAGACAGTGCCCACCGGCTCCATCAGCCTGGATATAGCCCTGGGATTGGGCGGAGTTCCCAAGGGCAGGATTGTAGAGGTATATGGACCTGAGTCTTCCGGTAAGACCACGGTCGCCCTGCACATGGTGGCAGAGGTGCAGAAGCGCGGGGGCATTGCAGGCTTCATTGACGCAGAGCATGCCCTGGATCCTGTATATGCCAGGAACATAGGAGTGGATATTGATAACCTGTATATCTCCCAGCCGGATAACGGCGAGCAGGCACTGGAGATTACCGAGACCATGGTGCGTTCCGGTGCCGTGGACATCGTGATTGTGGACTCCGTGGCCGCTCTGGTTCCCAAGGCTGAGATTGACGGCGAGATGGGAGATTCCCATGTGGGTCTTCAGGCCAGGCTTATGTCACAGGCTCTGAGGAAGCTGACCGCTGTTATCAGCAAGTCCAACTGTATTGTCATCTTCATCAACCAGCTGCGTGAGAAGGTGGGTGTCATGTTTGGCAATCCGGAGACTACCACAGGCGGACGTGCTCTGAAGTTCTATGCATCCGTGCGCCTGGATGTCCGCAGGATAGAGACCTTAAAGCAGGGCGGAGAGGTCACAGGAAACCGTGTCAGGGTAAAGGTAGTGAAGAATAAGATTGCGCCTCCTTTTAAGGAAGCTGAATTCGATATCATGTTTGGCAGGGGTATTTCCAAGGAAGGCGATATCCTGGACCTGGCTGTTAAGGAGAACATCATTGAGAAGAGCGGCGCCTGGTTTGCCTATAACGGTTCCAAGATTGGCCAGGGACGTGAGAATTCCAAGCAGTACCTGTCTGATAACCCGGCTGTCTGCGCCGAGGTGGAGGCCAAGGTAAGGGCAAAGTATGAACTGCCCGGAGCAGAGGAAGCCATGGAGGCAGCCGAGGCCTTTAAGACAGCCGCTAAACAGGCGGAAACTAAAACAGGGGAAACTGATGCGGATGCCCCTGAACTGGTATGA
- a CDS encoding regulatory protein RecX — protein sequence MMVTAVIPVDKRKSKVFLEEGFAFVLYRGEVERYRIEEGRELEDEVYEEILRDVLRPRSKEYALHLLKDSGKTEKWMKEKLGKAGYPREAVEYAVNFLKEYRFLDDNAYAQSYVRSYAGKKSRRQMVYEMQQKGVDSSYIEEALDQSPVDEEESARQALTRRLKGKQEASYQEKGRLAAFLGRKGYSFEVINRVLREIKTAENQD from the coding sequence ATGATGGTCACAGCTGTCATCCCTGTAGATAAGAGAAAGAGCAAAGTCTTCCTGGAGGAAGGCTTTGCCTTTGTTTTATACAGGGGTGAGGTGGAACGGTACAGGATAGAGGAAGGCAGGGAGCTGGAAGATGAGGTGTATGAGGAAATCCTCAGGGATGTACTGCGGCCAAGGTCCAAGGAGTATGCCCTTCATTTATTAAAGGATTCAGGAAAAACAGAGAAGTGGATGAAGGAAAAACTTGGGAAGGCAGGATATCCCAGAGAGGCAGTGGAGTATGCTGTAAATTTTCTGAAGGAATACCGTTTTCTGGATGATAACGCTTATGCACAGAGCTATGTGCGCTCCTATGCAGGGAAAAAGAGCCGACGCCAGATGGTATATGAGATGCAGCAAAAGGGCGTGGATTCGTCTTATATAGAGGAAGCGCTGGACCAGTCGCCTGTGGACGAGGAGGAATCAGCCAGGCAGGCTCTGACCAGGCGGCTTAAAGGAAAACAGGAAGCCTCCTACCAGGAAAAAGGCCGTCTGGCGGCCTTTTTAGGGAGGAAAGGATACTCCTTTGAAGTGATAAACAGGGTATTGAGAGAGATTAAAACCGCTGAAAACCAGGATTAG
- the rny gene encoding ribonuclease Y, whose protein sequence is MSQIMVPIMIIVMIVVAIITWFAARNYERKQYDSKVGSAEEKSREIIDEALKTAETKKREALLEAKEESLKTKNELEKETKERRAELQRYEKRVLSKEENVEKKADALEKKEADLVRRENILSKRTAEVEAQYEQGIQELERISGLTSEQAKEYLLKSVEEDVKHDTAKLIKELENKAKEEADKKARDLVVTAIQRCAADHVAETTVSVVQLPNDEMKGRIIGREGRNIRTLETLTGVELIIDDTPEAVVLSGFDPIRREVARIALERLIVDGRIHPARIEEMVEKAQKEVENNMREEGEAACLEVGIHGIHPELVKLLGKMKFRTSYGQNALKHSIEVAQLSGLLASELGVDVRLAKRAGLLHDIGKSVDHDMEGTHVQLGADLCKKYKESATVLNAVESHHGDVEPTSLISCIVQAADTISAARPGARRETLETYTNRLKQLEDITNSFKGVDKSFAIQAGREVRIMVVPEQISDDDMILLARDVSKRIEDELEYPGQIKVNVIRESRVTDYAK, encoded by the coding sequence GTGTCACAGATAATGGTCCCCATAATGATTATCGTTATGATAGTTGTGGCTATTATTACTTGGTTTGCTGCACGCAATTACGAGAGGAAGCAGTATGACAGCAAGGTAGGAAGTGCAGAAGAAAAATCAAGGGAAATAATAGATGAAGCATTAAAAACCGCAGAGACAAAGAAGCGAGAAGCTCTCCTGGAAGCCAAGGAAGAATCTTTAAAGACGAAAAATGAGTTAGAGAAGGAAACCAAGGAAAGAAGAGCGGAACTTCAACGTTATGAAAAACGTGTATTAAGTAAGGAAGAAAACGTTGAAAAAAAGGCAGATGCCCTTGAAAAGAAGGAGGCGGACCTGGTCAGAAGGGAAAACATTCTCAGTAAACGTACTGCAGAAGTGGAAGCCCAGTATGAGCAGGGGATACAGGAACTGGAGCGGATATCCGGTCTAACCTCCGAACAGGCAAAAGAATATCTTTTAAAATCTGTTGAAGAAGATGTAAAACATGACACAGCTAAATTAATTAAGGAACTTGAAAACAAGGCAAAGGAAGAAGCTGACAAAAAGGCCAGGGATTTAGTGGTGACTGCTATTCAGCGGTGCGCTGCAGACCATGTGGCTGAGACAACGGTTTCTGTTGTACAGCTTCCTAACGACGAGATGAAAGGCCGCATCATCGGACGAGAGGGACGTAATATTCGTACCCTTGAGACTCTTACCGGTGTGGAACTGATTATCGACGATACCCCGGAAGCAGTAGTATTGTCTGGATTTGATCCAATACGTAGAGAAGTTGCTAGAATAGCATTGGAGCGTTTGATTGTGGACGGACGTATTCATCCGGCCAGAATCGAGGAGATGGTAGAGAAGGCACAGAAGGAAGTGGAGAACAACATGAGGGAAGAGGGCGAGGCAGCCTGTCTTGAAGTTGGCATCCACGGAATTCATCCGGAATTAGTTAAGTTACTTGGTAAAATGAAGTTCAGGACCAGCTATGGCCAGAATGCATTAAAGCATTCTATCGAGGTGGCCCAGCTGTCAGGACTTTTGGCGTCAGAACTTGGAGTGGATGTACGTTTAGCCAAACGTGCCGGTTTATTACATGACATTGGTAAATCCGTTGACCATGACATGGAAGGTACCCATGTCCAGCTAGGTGCAGACCTGTGTAAGAAGTATAAGGAATCTGCCACTGTGCTGAATGCGGTGGAATCCCATCATGGCGATGTTGAACCTACCAGCCTCATTTCCTGCATTGTACAGGCAGCCGATACCATATCTGCTGCAAGACCTGGTGCAAGGCGTGAGACTCTGGAGACATATACAAACAGATTGAAACAATTAGAAGATATAACCAATTCCTTTAAGGGAGTGGACAAGTCTTTTGCCATTCAGGCAGGCCGCGAGGTTCGTATCATGGTAGTTCCGGAACAGATCAGCGATGACGATATGATATTGCTGGCAAGAGATGTTTCCAAACGGATTGAGGACGAACTGGAATATCCGGGACAGATTAAGGTAAATGTAATTCGTGAGTCAAGAGTTACGGATTACGCGAAGTAA
- a CDS encoding VOC family protein, with product MKYEGVCIAVKDVNLSKKFYQDLFDLEVFQDYGINVSFGGLSLQQEFDWLTGVPKESILEKAHNMELYFEEDDFDGFIDRLGQRNDIQYIGDGVKEAGWGQRTVRFYDLDGHIIEVGENMKMVVRRFIHSGMSMEETSRRMDVSVSDLEKLLQS from the coding sequence ATGAAATATGAAGGTGTATGTATTGCTGTGAAGGATGTGAATCTTTCAAAAAAATTTTATCAGGATCTATTTGATCTGGAGGTATTTCAAGATTATGGTATAAACGTCTCATTTGGCGGACTGTCTTTACAGCAGGAATTTGACTGGCTGACAGGTGTCCCTAAAGAAAGTATATTGGAAAAGGCACACAATATGGAGCTGTATTTTGAGGAGGATGATTTTGACGGCTTTATAGATAGATTAGGACAGCGCAATGACATTCAATACATAGGTGATGGCGTAAAAGAAGCCGGATGGGGACAGCGCACAGTGCGTTTTTATGATTTGGACGGCCACATCATTGAAGTTGGAGAGAACATGAAAATGGTTGTGAGGCGGTTTATCCATTCCGGGATGTCCATGGAGGAGACTTCCAGACGAATGGATGTCTCTGTATCTGATTTGGAAAAACTGCTGCAGAGCTGA
- a CDS encoding DUF5131 family protein, with product MNWEPWTGCYKASDGCTYCYFYGPYAKRYGQNIIEKTDKFDWPVRRNAKGQYNIKGNKILATCFATDFFLPEADEWRKEVWAMIRERTDIDFLILTKRIDRFLVSLPPDWGTGYDNVNIGCTVENQKMADYRLPLFLSYPIKRRFIACAPLLEAIDLTPYLHGVDHVTVGGETGRDARVCDYDWVLDIREQCVKANKTFWFKNTGSFFRCNGAVEKINPFKQTGLAKELGIDISDGKRLF from the coding sequence ATGAACTGGGAACCATGGACAGGCTGTTATAAAGCCAGTGACGGATGTACATATTGTTATTTTTATGGGCCTTATGCAAAACGGTACGGTCAAAACATCATAGAGAAGACAGACAAATTTGATTGGCCTGTCAGGAGGAATGCAAAGGGACAGTACAACATTAAAGGAAACAAAATTCTCGCAACCTGCTTTGCAACTGACTTTTTCCTTCCTGAGGCAGATGAATGGCGTAAAGAAGTTTGGGCCATGATCAGGGAGAGGACAGATATTGATTTTTTGATTCTGACAAAGCGTATTGACCGTTTCCTTGTATCGCTTCCGCCGGATTGGGGAACCGGCTATGATAATGTGAATATTGGCTGTACTGTTGAAAACCAGAAAATGGCCGATTACAGACTTCCTCTATTCTTATCCTATCCCATAAAACGGCGTTTTATTGCCTGCGCCCCGCTTTTGGAGGCCATCGATCTGACGCCATATCTTCATGGAGTGGACCATGTTACAGTTGGCGGTGAAACAGGACGCGACGCCCGGGTGTGTGACTATGACTGGGTACTGGACATCCGTGAACAATGTGTAAAAGCAAACAAAACATTTTGGTTTAAAAATACAGGCTCATTTTTCAGATGCAATGGCGCGGTGGAGAAAATTAATCCGTTTAAGCAGACCGGCCTGGCGAAAGAGCTTGGAATAGATATTTCAGATGGAAAAAGGCTGTTTTGA
- a CDS encoding ABC transporter substrate-binding protein: MGRRMVGLYAVFLASALMLGGCGTGNKVVNFEIPNENVTTITFFGNKYEPENVTVIEEILSDFMKENPGIRVSYESLKGNEYYEALGKRFDAGKGDDVFMVNHDVLLEMQSRGQLMDLSGLKTIQDYSDRMLRQMDEHGKIYWVPTTVSGFGLYCNKKLLKEHKQKLPENLQEWRQVCSYFKEQGITPVIANNDISLKTLAIGRSFYSAYQENREDEMFRHLNEGKEELSFCMTPGFSLVKEFIDNGYVDAGKALETRKTSDDLEEFVKGESPFMLTGAWAAGRVEGMDPDFDFVVAPYPVLEDGGLVVINADTRLSVNRASEHIDEALAFVEFFTRSENIQKFADQQSSFSPLREGIPSSVKEIQPIVSCYQSGRTVIGTDALLEFPIWELTARASERLMKGEELEDTMKWMDQEAAGRRGGW; encoded by the coding sequence ATGGGTAGAAGGATGGTGGGGCTGTACGCAGTGTTTTTGGCAAGCGCCCTTATGCTGGGGGGCTGCGGCACTGGGAATAAGGTTGTTAATTTCGAGATTCCCAATGAGAATGTTACCACAATCACTTTTTTCGGAAATAAATATGAGCCGGAAAACGTGACGGTTATAGAGGAAATCCTGTCGGATTTCATGAAGGAGAATCCTGGCATCCGGGTATCCTATGAAAGCCTTAAGGGAAATGAATACTATGAAGCCCTGGGAAAGCGTTTTGACGCGGGAAAGGGTGACGATGTATTCATGGTGAACCACGATGTTCTGCTGGAAATGCAGTCCAGAGGACAGCTTATGGATTTATCCGGCCTTAAAACCATTCAGGACTACAGTGACCGTATGCTCCGGCAGATGGATGAGCATGGAAAGATTTACTGGGTTCCAACCACTGTGTCAGGTTTTGGACTTTACTGTAATAAGAAGCTGCTGAAGGAACATAAGCAGAAGCTGCCGGAGAACCTTCAGGAGTGGAGGCAGGTATGCAGTTATTTTAAGGAGCAGGGCATTACCCCTGTTATTGCCAATAATGATATATCCCTTAAGACCCTGGCAATTGGCCGGAGTTTTTATTCGGCGTATCAGGAAAACCGGGAAGATGAGATGTTCAGACACCTGAATGAAGGGAAAGAAGAGCTGAGTTTCTGCATGACCCCCGGTTTTTCTCTGGTTAAGGAGTTTATTGACAATGGCTATGTGGATGCAGGGAAAGCACTGGAGACTCGGAAAACCTCGGATGATTTGGAGGAATTTGTAAAGGGGGAATCACCTTTCATGCTGACCGGGGCATGGGCAGCAGGCCGGGTGGAAGGGATGGACCCTGATTTTGATTTTGTGGTGGCGCCTTATCCTGTGCTGGAGGACGGCGGACTGGTAGTGATCAATGCGGATACCAGGCTGAGCGTCAATAGGGCCAGTGAACATATAGATGAAGCCCTGGCCTTTGTGGAATTTTTTACGCGGTCTGAAAACATACAGAAGTTTGCGGACCAGCAGTCTTCCTTTAGCCCCTTAAGGGAGGGGATTCCATCGTCTGTAAAAGAGATACAGCCCATTGTCTCCTGTTACCAGTCCGGAAGGACTGTCATAGGGACGGATGCGCTTCTGGAATTTCCTATATGGGAACTGACAGCCAGGGCATCAGAACGTCTGATGAAAGGGGAAGAACTGGAAGATACCATGAAATGGATGGACCAGGAGGCCGCTGGGAGAAGGGGAGGATGGTAA
- a CDS encoding response regulator, whose product MDKNSTSIKKKIAMAAVLVGAVLSILTFLFIHEVKEELWKQSVQTIIESTQQGCNTLKVQLMDDYQSMGTVTLNLREIASGQREELELLMDNYAQIENGISLYLQDGVCIPSGSVIDEKAEAVLLDTDRGNGIIDPHISSVTGVNVFDLFMGVTLKDGVRGYLVKEYEVDCIVDSFTLSFYNNAGFSYVVNQKGDVLIRSPHPNSNKTVQNLFDMLPETQNSRESLDQFARSLQSSYTGWATFNYQGEATVFCYTPLKLQSDWYLISIIPQSVVNAQTNEILMRSFTLIGCILLGIALLLVFYLRYANRTNRKLKNQAVYISRLYNAVPEGIALMSVEAPYDFRLMNQEGMRLFRCQEGASNEAMKGKSLRDVIHPEDYENLVQLFKDTADSGRKNIFEVRVITLDNGFFWAAGIVERTLDENGNPVLISAFHDITDEKLAEEAAEREKLQERLTLVGAISNAYPVIISLNLTRDSLNFIYVKPGLMLELGNQESYSQLYEYVAASIHPEHLEEFCRRFSAENLNKTLGQEKNEVFLDVRQMLGDGRYHWVSMQIIHVDNPYSGDKLAILISRRIDEQRYEEEQKRSALQSALDNARAASEAKSQFLSNMSHDIRTPMNAIVGMTAIASTRLDDRERVMECLKKISLSSKHLLSLINDVLDMSKIESGKLSIREEPFNLAELVTESAELVRPQAEAKHLEMDVHLKGLKNEEVVGDSLRIRQIYINILSNAAKYTPEGGSVHVEVRQEQGAGRGYGRYVFRCADTGIGMSSEFMSKLFQPFERAQDSTNSRVTGTGLGMAITKNLIDLMNGDIRVESRPREGSVFTVALPLQFQDAAPEAVPEEWVGIHCLIVDDDEQTCENASELLEDMGLRPQFVTKGAEAVRRVLDLKDSDDPFRLVIVDWKMPDMDGVEVARRIRQEVGREIPVIVLTAYDWSEIEAEAREAGVSAFLAKPFYRSKICYLLSGLSGEKEPVQWSGFTGKSDFTGKRVLLVEDNEMNREIAGTLIEEMGVEVEEACDGEEALERFKQVPEHYYNMILMDVQMPKMDGYESTRAIRALEREDAASVPIIAMTANAFAEDVQNALHAGMTAHFAKPIDASVLEQMLYKYLR is encoded by the coding sequence ATGGATAAGAACAGTACCAGCATAAAGAAGAAGATTGCCATGGCGGCTGTTTTGGTGGGCGCTGTGCTCAGCATTCTGACTTTCTTATTCATCCATGAGGTGAAGGAGGAGCTGTGGAAGCAGTCTGTCCAGACCATTATAGAGAGCACCCAGCAGGGCTGTAATACCCTGAAGGTCCAGCTGATGGACGATTACCAGTCCATGGGTACCGTCACGCTGAACCTGAGGGAAATTGCTTCGGGGCAGCGGGAGGAACTGGAACTCCTTATGGATAATTATGCACAGATAGAAAACGGGATCAGTCTGTATCTGCAGGACGGAGTATGTATTCCCTCAGGCTCAGTAATTGACGAAAAGGCGGAAGCTGTGCTGCTGGATACGGACCGGGGCAACGGCATCATTGACCCTCATATCAGCAGCGTAACGGGTGTCAATGTATTTGACCTGTTTATGGGAGTCACACTGAAAGACGGGGTGCGGGGATACCTGGTAAAGGAGTATGAGGTGGATTGTATTGTAGACAGCTTCACCCTGTCCTTTTATAACAATGCCGGCTTCTCCTATGTGGTCAACCAGAAGGGGGATGTGCTGATTCGTTCTCCCCACCCCAACAGCAATAAAACAGTGCAGAATCTGTTTGATATGCTTCCGGAGACCCAAAACAGCCGTGAGAGCCTGGACCAGTTTGCCAGGTCTCTCCAAAGTTCCTATACCGGATGGGCCACCTTTAACTACCAGGGAGAGGCCACCGTATTCTGTTATACGCCTTTAAAGCTCCAATCTGACTGGTATTTGATTTCCATAATTCCCCAGAGCGTGGTAAATGCCCAGACCAATGAGATACTCATGCGTTCCTTTACCCTGATAGGCTGTATCTTACTGGGGATTGCACTGCTTCTTGTATTTTATCTGCGCTATGCCAACAGGACCAACCGGAAATTAAAGAATCAGGCCGTTTACATAAGCCGTCTGTACAATGCGGTGCCGGAAGGAATCGCCCTGATGTCCGTGGAAGCTCCATATGACTTCCGGCTTATGAACCAGGAGGGGATGAGACTGTTCCGCTGTCAGGAGGGCGCGTCCAATGAAGCAATGAAGGGAAAAAGCCTTCGGGATGTGATACACCCGGAGGACTATGAAAATCTGGTACAGTTGTTTAAGGACACAGCGGACAGCGGCAGAAAGAACATCTTTGAAGTGCGTGTGATTACATTGGATAATGGATTTTTCTGGGCAGCCGGAATCGTGGAGAGGACCCTGGATGAAAACGGAAATCCGGTACTGATTTCCGCTTTTCATGATATCACGGACGAAAAGCTGGCAGAGGAGGCAGCGGAGCGGGAGAAGCTTCAGGAACGCCTTACCCTGGTGGGAGCTATATCCAATGCCTATCCGGTGATTATCAGTCTGAATCTGACCAGGGATTCGCTGAACTTTATCTATGTAAAACCGGGCCTGATGCTGGAGCTTGGGAACCAGGAATCCTACAGCCAGCTCTATGAGTATGTGGCCGCATCCATTCATCCGGAGCACCTGGAGGAATTTTGCCGCCGCTTCTCGGCAGAGAATCTGAATAAGACTCTGGGACAGGAGAAAAATGAGGTGTTTCTGGATGTGAGACAGATGCTTGGAGACGGCAGGTATCACTGGGTTTCTATGCAGATCATTCATGTGGACAATCCCTATTCCGGGGATAAACTGGCAATCCTGATTTCACGCCGTATTGATGAGCAGCGCTATGAGGAGGAACAGAAACGCAGCGCTCTTCAGAGCGCCCTGGACAACGCCAGGGCGGCCAGTGAGGCTAAAAGCCAGTTCCTGTCCAATATGAGCCATGATATCCGCACTCCTATGAATGCAATCGTGGGCATGACGGCTATTGCTAGCACCCGCCTGGATGACAGGGAACGGGTGATGGAATGCCTGAAGAAAATCAGCCTGTCCAGCAAGCATCTCTTAAGCCTGATTAACGATGTGCTGGACATGTCGAAGATTGAAAGCGGGAAACTATCCATACGGGAGGAACCCTTTAACCTGGCAGAACTGGTGACGGAATCCGCGGAGCTGGTGCGTCCGCAGGCAGAGGCCAAACACCTTGAGATGGACGTACATCTGAAGGGGCTGAAAAATGAGGAAGTGGTGGGAGATTCCCTGCGTATCCGCCAGATATATATTAATATCCTGAGCAATGCGGCCAAATACACCCCGGAAGGGGGGAGCGTTCATGTGGAGGTAAGGCAGGAGCAAGGCGCCGGCAGAGGATATGGGCGTTATGTGTTCCGGTGCGCTGATACCGGGATCGGCATGAGCAGTGAATTTATGAGCAAACTGTTCCAGCCCTTTGAGCGGGCCCAGGACTCCACAAACAGCCGGGTAACCGGCACCGGGCTGGGAATGGCTATCACAAAGAATTTGATAGATTTGATGAACGGTGATATCAGAGTAGAAAGCAGGCCCCGGGAAGGCTCTGTGTTTACGGTGGCTCTTCCATTGCAGTTCCAGGATGCAGCGCCTGAGGCGGTGCCTGAGGAATGGGTAGGCATACACTGCCTGATTGTGGATGACGATGAGCAGACTTGTGAAAATGCGTCGGAGCTTTTAGAGGATATGGGACTGCGGCCCCAGTTTGTCACAAAAGGCGCTGAGGCGGTAAGACGGGTACTGGATCTGAAGGATTCAGACGATCCCTTCCGCCTGGTCATTGTGGACTGGAAGATGCCGGATATGGACGGAGTGGAAGTGGCGCGGCGTATCCGGCAGGAGGTGGGAAGAGAAATTCCCGTTATCGTGCTGACCGCATATGACTGGTCGGAGATTGAGGCAGAGGCCAGGGAAGCCGGTGTATCTGCATTTCTGGCAAAGCCCTTTTACCGGTCCAAAATCTGCTATCTGCTCAGCGGGCTGAGCGGAGAAAAGGAACCGGTGCAATGGAGCGGTTTTACGGGCAAATCAGACTTTACAGGCAAACGGGTTCTTCTGGTGGAGGACAATGAGATGAACCGTGAGATTGCGGGAACCCTGATAGAAGAGATGGGGGTGGAGGTGGAGGAAGCCTGTGACGGGGAGGAAGCCCTGGAACGGTTTAAGCAGGTGCCGGAGCACTACTATAACATGATCCTGATGGATGTGCAGATGCCTAAGATGGATGGGTATGAGTCCACAAGGGCCATACGCGCCCTGGAGAGGGAGGATGCGGCCTCCGTACCCATTATAGCCATGACTGCCAATGCATTTGCGGAGGATGTGCAGAATGCCCTTCACGCCGGGATGACAGCGCATTTTGCAAAACCCATTGACGCCAGTGTGCTGGAACAGATGCTATATAAATATTTGAGGTAA
- a CDS encoding GntR family transcriptional regulator, translated as MRADSGLNRLVYEYFEARILYGYYKYGESLPSINKICQMFHLAQATVRAGLALLEKGGYVRVDPRTAPVVVYKAGPAGFRESAARYFVSRKAGIADWVLSGKLLFEPLWRECLMRWSDEDWKRFLDNMKHLSVESVSMPAALYILVFKAPDNRLFLNLYWETVRYIRFAYLMVRKDQAVLTDQELEGLSREEVISLLGQTFETLYGRITADLLSFIAQAQDEFDLGDMEQVPFYWNIYRKRPQMRYTLVSRILREIERGDYPRGTYLPSLPCMAQRYEVSFNTVRRSLSILDSMGITRSLQGKGTLVLAEAEKADLANPEIREGMKLYLDSLQLMTLTIKPVVQYTLENAPADAVEKLQYDVRQLGKNRNSYKIFEVVLTFIAENCRLNLVKECYNKLRELIVWGYPIALLRLREREFHMEYNDMVAQAGRYLDEGNAEAFSGSVKEFMGREYQEVRIFLESADTRQ; from the coding sequence ATGAGAGCTGACAGCGGTTTAAACAGGCTGGTGTACGAATATTTTGAGGCCAGGATACTATATGGATATTATAAATATGGAGAGAGCCTTCCGTCCATTAACAAAATTTGTCAGATGTTTCATTTGGCGCAGGCAACTGTAAGAGCCGGCCTGGCTTTGTTGGAAAAAGGAGGATATGTAAGGGTAGATCCGAGAACAGCGCCCGTGGTGGTTTATAAGGCCGGACCCGCCGGGTTCCGGGAAAGTGCAGCCAGATATTTCGTATCCAGGAAAGCCGGGATAGCAGATTGGGTTCTGTCCGGAAAGCTGCTGTTTGAGCCGCTGTGGCGGGAATGCCTTATGAGGTGGAGCGATGAGGATTGGAAACGCTTTTTAGATAATATGAAGCACCTGTCCGTGGAATCTGTATCCATGCCGGCAGCGTTATATATACTGGTGTTCAAGGCGCCGGACAACCGGCTGTTCCTGAATCTTTACTGGGAGACTGTGCGTTATATAAGGTTTGCTTATCTGATGGTCAGAAAAGACCAGGCGGTATTGACGGATCAGGAGCTGGAGGGACTGTCCAGGGAGGAGGTCATTTCACTGCTGGGGCAGACCTTTGAGACGTTGTACGGCCGTATCACAGCGGATTTGCTGTCTTTTATAGCACAGGCACAGGATGAGTTCGATTTAGGGGATATGGAGCAGGTTCCGTTTTACTGGAACATTTACCGTAAACGTCCCCAGATGAGATATACACTTGTGTCCCGCATTCTCAGGGAGATAGAGAGAGGGGATTACCCCCGCGGAACCTACCTGCCATCACTTCCCTGTATGGCACAGCGTTACGAGGTATCGTTTAATACCGTGAGGCGCAGCCTGTCCATACTTGACAGCATGGGGATAACCAGGTCCCTCCAGGGTAAGGGAACCCTGGTCCTGGCTGAAGCGGAAAAGGCGGATCTGGCAAATCCGGAAATCAGGGAAGGCATGAAACTGTATCTTGACAGCCTGCAGCTGATGACGCTGACCATTAAGCCGGTGGTCCAATATACGCTGGAGAATGCACCGGCGGATGCAGTGGAAAAGCTGCAGTACGATGTCCGGCAGCTCGGGAAGAATAGGAATAGTTATAAGATCTTTGAGGTGGTGCTGACATTTATTGCGGAGAACTGCAGGCTGAATCTGGTAAAGGAGTGTTACAATAAGCTGAGGGAACTGATTGTATGGGGGTATCCCATTGCGTTGCTGCGCCTGAGGGAAAGGGAGTTTCATATGGAATATAATGATATGGTGGCTCAGGCCGGCCGGTATCTGGACGAGGGAAATGCGGAGGCATTTTCCGGCAGTGTAAAGGAGTTTATGGGACGGGAATATCAGGAGGTCAGGATATTTCTGGAGAGTGCAGACACCCGGCAATAA